A single genomic interval of Desulfolucanica intricata harbors:
- a CDS encoding 4Fe-4S dicluster domain-containing protein: MSKGVLVDITKCVGCGSCAVACKLWNNLKWDQNAPTDGEKAETSAENWTVVRLNKISKGKEQVWRFTKQQCLHCEEPACASACFARAIIKTKNGPVVYNAELCVGCRYCMLACPFEVPKYEWNKVFPLVRKCQMCPGRIEKGETPACVAACPAEALKFGDKSLLLKEARQRLGSDSNYIQHIYGEKEAGGTSWLYISDVSFETLGFRTKITTRPLPQYTESILKLTPAVALGWGAVLTGLYAYNRRRNEIAKENEEKRRK, from the coding sequence TGGAATAACCTGAAATGGGATCAAAATGCTCCTACTGATGGCGAGAAAGCGGAAACATCCGCAGAAAACTGGACAGTTGTACGTTTAAATAAAATATCCAAGGGTAAAGAGCAGGTCTGGCGGTTTACTAAACAGCAGTGTTTGCATTGTGAAGAACCTGCCTGCGCCTCGGCTTGTTTCGCCAGGGCCATCATAAAGACCAAGAACGGTCCGGTGGTTTATAATGCGGAACTTTGCGTGGGCTGCCGCTACTGTATGTTGGCATGTCCCTTTGAGGTGCCCAAATATGAGTGGAATAAAGTATTTCCTCTGGTTCGTAAATGTCAGATGTGCCCGGGGCGGATTGAGAAAGGTGAGACCCCTGCTTGTGTGGCAGCCTGTCCTGCCGAAGCACTGAAATTTGGGGATAAGAGCCTTTTATTAAAAGAGGCCCGTCAACGTTTAGGAAGTGACAGCAATTATATTCAGCATATTTACGGTGAAAAAGAGGCCGGAGGGACTTCCTGGCTGTATATATCGGACGTGTCCTTTGAAACCCTGGGTTTTCGAACCAAGATTACTACCAGGCCGCTGCCGCAATACACCGAAAGTATTTTAAAACTTACCCCCGCTGTAGCCCTGGGTTGGGGGGCAGTGTTAACCGGATTGTATGCCTATAACCGGCGCCGTAATGAAATTGCTAAAGAGAACGAGGAGAAGCGAAGGAAATAA